A single Pseudomonas putida DNA region contains:
- a CDS encoding CoA transferase subunit B: MALTREQMAQRVARELKDGYYVNLGIGIPTLVANYVPADMDVMLQSENGLLGMGEFPTESTIDADMINAGKQTVTARRGASIFDSAQSFAMIRGGHVDLTVLGAFEVDVEGNIASWMIPGKLVKGMGGAMDLVAGAENIIVTMTHASKDGESKLLPRCSLPLTGAGCIRKVLTDLAYLEIEDGAFILRETAPGVSVEEIIEKTAGKLIVPDDVKEMTF, encoded by the coding sequence ATGGCACTGACCCGCGAACAGATGGCGCAACGCGTCGCCCGTGAACTGAAGGACGGCTACTACGTCAACCTCGGCATCGGTATCCCGACCCTGGTGGCCAACTATGTACCGGCTGACATGGATGTGATGCTGCAGTCCGAAAACGGCCTGCTCGGCATGGGTGAATTCCCCACCGAAAGCACCATCGATGCCGACATGATCAACGCTGGCAAACAGACCGTCACCGCCCGCCGTGGTGCGTCGATCTTCGACTCGGCACAATCGTTCGCCATGATCCGTGGCGGCCACGTCGACCTCACCGTGCTGGGCGCGTTCGAAGTGGACGTGGAAGGTAACATCGCTTCGTGGATGATCCCCGGCAAGCTGGTCAAGGGCATGGGCGGCGCCATGGACCTGGTGGCCGGTGCCGAGAACATCATCGTCACCATGACCCATGCCTCCAAGGATGGCGAGTCCAAGCTGCTGCCGCGTTGCAGCCTGCCGCTGACCGGTGCCGGCTGCATCCGCAAGGTGCTGACCGACCTGGCCTACCTGGAGATCGAAGACGGCGCCTTCATCCTGCGCGAGACCGCGCCAGGGGTGAGCGTCGAAGAGATCATCGAGAAGACTGCCGGCAAGCTGATCGTGCCGGACGATGTAAAGGAAATGACCTTCTAA